The Haloferax sp. Atlit-12N genome window below encodes:
- the katG gene encoding catalase/peroxidase HPI: MNGSDHDWWPNQLKLEILDQNAQQTDPMGEEFDYTEEFQKLDYEQVKADLEELMTDSQDWWPADYGHYGPLFIRMAWHSAGTYRAHDGRGGASGGHQRLPPISSWPDNVNLDKARRLLWPVKKKYGNQLSWGDLIVLAGNVALESMGFETFGFAGGRADDYVGDKAPSWGPEEEWETTSPDRFDEEGNLKEPLGNTVMGLIYVNPEGPNGEPDLEGSAKNIRQTFSGMAMNDKETVALIAGGHTFGKVHGADSGDNLEAEPEAAPVEEQGLGWKNNHGSGKGPDTITSGIEGPWTSAPTQWDMGYVANLLDYEWEAHKGPGGAWQWRPADESPADKIPDAAPDAHLPDQFVDPMMLTTDIALKKDPGFRAVLEEFREDPAEFQESFAKAWYKLLHRDMGPPSRLHGPEVPDEAMLWQDPIPDADYDLIDDEDVEELKAELLDSGLSVSQLVKTAWASASTYRDSDKRGGANGARIRLEPQRSWEVNEPDQLDDVLGTLEGIQESFNGAQSDDTRVSLADLIVLGGAAAIEQAAADAGYDIEVPFEPGRTDASQEQTDVESFEMLKPDADGFRNYVADGVDERPEDLLVDKADLLDLSAHEMTVLVGGMRALGANYQDSDLGVLTDEPETLTNDFFENLLDMDYEWEPVSDDQYLYEVRDRETGDVEWEATRFDLIFGSNSRLRAIAEVYGGDDGEEEFVEDFVETWHKIMSHDRFDLE; the protein is encoded by the coding sequence ATGAATGGCTCCGACCATGACTGGTGGCCGAACCAGTTGAAGCTCGAAATCCTCGACCAGAACGCACAACAGACCGACCCGATGGGCGAGGAGTTCGACTATACTGAGGAGTTCCAGAAGCTCGACTACGAGCAGGTGAAAGCCGACCTCGAAGAGCTGATGACCGACTCGCAGGACTGGTGGCCGGCGGACTACGGCCACTACGGTCCCCTCTTTATTCGAATGGCGTGGCACAGCGCCGGGACGTACCGCGCGCACGACGGCCGCGGCGGCGCCTCCGGCGGGCACCAGCGCCTCCCTCCGATCAGCAGTTGGCCGGACAACGTGAACCTCGACAAGGCGCGCCGACTCCTCTGGCCCGTCAAGAAGAAGTACGGGAACCAGCTCTCGTGGGGCGACCTCATCGTCCTCGCCGGCAACGTGGCCCTCGAATCGATGGGCTTCGAGACGTTCGGCTTCGCGGGCGGCCGCGCCGACGACTACGTCGGCGACAAGGCACCCAGTTGGGGCCCCGAAGAAGAGTGGGAGACGACTTCCCCCGACCGCTTCGACGAGGAAGGTAATCTCAAGGAACCGCTCGGGAACACCGTCATGGGCCTCATCTACGTCAATCCCGAGGGCCCCAACGGCGAACCCGACCTCGAAGGCTCCGCGAAAAACATCCGCCAGACGTTCAGCGGTATGGCGATGAACGACAAGGAGACCGTCGCGCTCATCGCCGGCGGCCACACCTTCGGGAAGGTCCACGGCGCGGACTCCGGCGACAACCTCGAAGCCGAGCCCGAGGCGGCTCCCGTCGAGGAACAGGGTCTCGGCTGGAAGAACAACCACGGCTCCGGAAAGGGCCCAGACACCATCACCAGCGGTATCGAGGGTCCGTGGACCAGCGCGCCGACCCAGTGGGACATGGGCTACGTCGCCAACCTGCTCGACTACGAGTGGGAGGCCCACAAGGGCCCCGGCGGCGCGTGGCAGTGGCGGCCGGCCGACGAGTCGCCCGCGGACAAGATTCCGGACGCGGCTCCGGACGCGCACCTCCCCGACCAGTTCGTCGACCCGATGATGCTCACCACCGACATCGCGCTGAAGAAGGACCCCGGCTTCCGCGCGGTACTCGAGGAGTTCCGAGAGGACCCCGCGGAGTTCCAGGAGTCGTTCGCCAAGGCGTGGTACAAGCTCCTCCACCGCGATATGGGCCCGCCGTCCCGGCTCCACGGCCCCGAGGTCCCGGACGAAGCGATGCTGTGGCAGGACCCCATCCCGGACGCCGACTACGACCTCATCGACGACGAAGATGTCGAGGAACTCAAAGCGGAGCTTCTCGACTCGGGCCTCTCTGTCTCCCAGCTCGTCAAGACGGCGTGGGCCTCGGCGTCCACGTACCGCGACAGCGACAAGCGCGGCGGCGCAAACGGCGCTCGCATCCGCCTCGAACCCCAGCGTAGCTGGGAAGTCAACGAGCCCGACCAGCTCGACGACGTGCTCGGCACCCTCGAAGGGATTCAGGAGTCGTTCAACGGCGCGCAGTCCGACGATACCCGCGTCTCGCTCGCGGACCTCATCGTGCTGGGCGGCGCTGCGGCCATCGAACAGGCCGCGGCCGACGCCGGCTACGACATCGAGGTTCCGTTCGAGCCCGGTCGGACCGACGCGTCGCAGGAACAGACCGACGTCGAGTCGTTCGAGATGCTCAAGCCGGACGCCGACGGCTTCCGGAACTACGTCGCGGACGGCGTCGACGAGCGTCCCGAGGACCTGCTCGTCGACAAGGCGGACCTGCTCGACCTCTCCGCGCACGAGATGACTGTCCTCGTCGGCGGTATGCGCGCGCTGGGCGCGAACTACCAGGACTCCGACCTCGGCGTCCTCACCGACGAGCCCGAGACGCTCACGAACGACTTCTTCGAGAACCTGCTCGACATGGATTACGAGTGGGAGCCGGTCTCGGACGACCAGTACCTGTACGAAGTGCGCGACCGCGAGACGGGCGACGTCGAGTGGGAGGCCACTCGCTTCGACCTCATCTTCGGCTCGAACTCCCGCCTGCGCGCCATCGCGGAAGTGTACGGCGGCGACGACGGCGAAGAAGAGTTCGTCGAGGACTTCGTCGAGACGTGGCACAAGATCATGAGCCACGACCGCTTCGACCTCGAATAA
- a CDS encoding methyl-accepting chemotaxis protein yields MGTSTADRQNRRGGVGRWRQGVRDAVRYVPQGDSIPNESWQARHRNILVFLVTHAPLLYLLGNFTGSDPYVTGATLTAAPAEHVLLGVGAVVGLALFAWLPWLPRRMRSGFASIGLLTCSALLVYFSGGYIEAHFHFFVIVAVLANEVKSLADETQNHSAAIEQTITETVEDVARVQAEMEQTKAQLETGESTTTDAAEAFAAVSEIVESVDMSVNEVATATDDGARTTEEVVDAIIGIADHSRDIAEQSDALASQAESRVATISEIREQLDELRGQTGGLQEELETFDCEVPSDD; encoded by the coding sequence ATGGGAACGTCGACAGCGGACAGGCAGAACCGTCGCGGCGGTGTGGGGCGGTGGCGACAGGGGGTTCGAGACGCAGTACGATACGTCCCGCAAGGGGACTCGATTCCGAACGAGTCGTGGCAGGCGCGTCACCGAAACATCCTCGTCTTCCTCGTGACGCACGCGCCGCTTTTGTACCTCCTCGGGAACTTCACCGGGTCAGACCCGTACGTCACGGGTGCAACGCTCACCGCCGCGCCCGCCGAACACGTCTTGCTCGGCGTCGGCGCAGTCGTGGGGTTGGCGCTGTTCGCGTGGCTCCCGTGGCTGCCGCGCCGAATGCGAAGCGGGTTCGCGTCAATCGGGTTGCTGACGTGTTCCGCCCTGCTCGTCTACTTCTCGGGCGGCTACATCGAAGCGCACTTCCACTTTTTCGTCATCGTGGCCGTCCTCGCGAACGAGGTGAAGTCCCTCGCCGACGAGACGCAGAACCACTCGGCGGCCATCGAGCAAACGATAACCGAGACGGTCGAGGACGTGGCGCGCGTGCAGGCCGAGATGGAACAGACGAAGGCGCAACTCGAAACGGGAGAATCGACGACGACCGACGCCGCCGAAGCGTTCGCGGCGGTCTCGGAAATCGTCGAGAGCGTCGATATGTCGGTCAACGAGGTCGCCACCGCGACCGACGACGGTGCACGGACGACCGAAGAAGTGGTCGACGCGATTATCGGTATCGCCGACCACTCGCGGGACATCGCGGAACAGAGCGACGCGCTGGCGAGCCAAGCCGAGTCCAGAGTGGCGACGATTTCGGAGATTCGAGAGCAACTCGACGAGCTCAGGGGACAGACCGGCGGCCTGCAAGAGGAGCTCGAAACGTTCGACTGCGAGGTTCCGTCCGACGACTGA